From the bacterium genome, the window CTGTCCCGGCCCGGTGCGAACGCCTCTACTTCAAGCGACGCTCGACGATCCGTCGACTCACGACAGTGTCGCGAACATCGATATTCCGATCGGCCGCTGGGGCGAACCGGATGATGTCGCATCCCTGGTCGGATTCATGCTCGGGCCAGAGGGAGCCTGGATCCACGGATCGATTTTCTACATCGACGGCGGAAACGATGCCGAGATTCGGCCCGACAAGTACTAGTCCCGATCCGTGTCCACCATGCTCATCACGTCTGCCGAATCGCCATCGGGCGCCGGTACCTCGACGACACGATCATCGACATCATCGTACTCGAGTCGCAACGCGCAACTCATCGTCGCGTGCATGGCATAGGTGCAAACGGTGTAGGTGAGTTCGAGAATCTCCTCGTCGGAAAGATTCGCCTTGAGGCGTTCGAAGGTTCCATCGGGGACTCGTCCTCGGTTCAACACCAGATCATCTGTGTAGGCGAGTACCGCTCGTTCCAGAGGAGAAAAGCAGTCGGCGGAGTTCCAGGAGGGGATCGCCTGGACTTGCTCTTCGCTCAGGCCGACGTCTCGCGAAGCCTTGCAGTGCTGCGAGAATACGAACTGGCTGCCGACTGCCCAGCCCGCCCGAGTCTGGCCCAGTTCTCGCAACTTCGCATCGAGTTTGCGATCGGCGCTGCGGTAAAACTGGAAACCCGCAGACGTGTGGTCGAATGCATCGGGAACCAGAGCGAAGACCGTCCACCAATTGCCCGGTGTACCGGTCGCGGTACCCGGTTCGGCGACCGGGTCGCGTTTGCCAAATAGCATTTTGTAGATCGTCTTGGCGAGGGGGTGGGCATCGGCGAGTGGGACCTGGCGCAATCTGGGCATGACTTCTCCTCTGAAAGAGAGTCCATCATACGCGTTTGACGAATTCCCATCGGCCGAAGGATTCAGGCCGCATCTTCCTTGGGATAGCCGATCAGGTAGGTCAAAGGGATCGGCGCCGCGCTATTGGGGATCTCGCCCGAATCCCAGACCCAGTCATCTGCTGCGAGATCGGCCGTAAGTTCGTCGAGCTCGGCTGGGCAATACACGCGCAGACAGGACACGAGTCCATCCCAGAGTACGAGAAGTGGGATGAGTGGAATCAGGTACGTGAACAGCAGTCGGCTCCAGCGGAAGGGTCGAATGAACGGGGTGATGAGCGCCAGTCCGATGCTCGCGTTGAAGGGGATGGAGAGGAATGACAGGGGGAAGCGACCGATCAACTCGACGATCGCAATTGGACTTCGGCCTTTTTGGGCGTTTGCGAGGATGGCCTTTGCGTCCTCCGGTCGAAAGTGGTGAAACGAGTTGAACATGGTGCGAACACCGGAGAGTGAATCGGGTACGTTTCTGGCGTCGACCGGTTCGCGATGGAAATCAATCGCACCCTCTGAAGCTTCGGCGATCCCCTCCAGTGCTTTGATGTTGGGATAGAAGTCCGTCAGTGTGATGCGGATCTTCGTGCCGCCTGCAGACAGGCTCTTGGCAAGGCTCTCGATCGGCCCACCACCGCCGGAACACAGGTCGATCAAGTGCGGACTGCCACTTTGCGCGAGCAGTTTCTCGAGTATGGGTTCGAAGTTTGCGGTCTGGTCGACTCGAGTGACCGCGAAGCGCAAGAAGTCGGTTCCCGCATCGCGGATGATGGAGGGGAACCAACTCTGATCTTCGAGTTCGAAAAGGTGAATGCGTCGCATCGAATGAGCCTACCTGAATCGACGACTCCAGGTAGAGCCCGTGGGGCGAGGTTCTCAGAAGAGACCGAGCAACCCGGTATGTTCTTTCAGGATCGCAACGACCTCGGTTCGCCCACTGCGTTCCGCAAGCCCAAGGGCGTTTTCCCCTTCCGAGTTGCGGAAACGAGTAGAAGCTCCGGCTTCGAGCAGGACGCGCACGATGTCTGCGCTTCCGTTCTCGGCGGCCAGCATCAGCGCTGTGGCTCGACGCTCATTGCGCGCATCTGGATCTGTTCCCGACTCGAGTAGGAGGCGAACGACTTCGAGGCGCGAGCGCCCGGCTGCAAGCATGAGCGGTGTTGCGCCACCGCGAGAAGGCACTCTGGGATCGGCTCCTGCTGCGAGCAGCACCCGCGCGACTGCGCCATGACCGTCGCGAGCCGCCAGGCTCAGCACGGTTCGTCCCTCGCGGTCCGTCGTCGAGGGACTCGCTCCCGATTCGACGAGCCGTTCAACCAGGCTTCCTCGACCGTCTCGAACTGCTTCGACAAGCGCTGCCCGCCGATCACGTGGCGACGCAGCATCGAGCATCAGGCTCAGCACTTCGATATCGGCACCTCGGGCTGCATGCACGAGCACGCCACGCCCTTCGCGATCGAGAGCACCTGGGTCTGCCCCGTGTTCGAGCAACCAGCGGGCAGTTCGCGAGGATCCCGAACCTGCTGCGACTAGCAGGGGTGTCATTCCGTCCTTCCGACTCCCGTGCACAGAAGCCCCGGCCTCGACGAGCAAGGCCGCGCTATCGACCCGGTCGTGTTCTGCGGCCACGTGGAGCGCGGTCGTCC encodes:
- a CDS encoding carboxymuconolactone decarboxylase family protein yields the protein MPRLRQVPLADAHPLAKTIYKMLFGKRDPVAEPGTATGTPGNWWTVFALVPDAFDHTSAGFQFYRSADRKLDAKLRELGQTRAGWAVGSQFVFSQHCKASRDVGLSEEQVQAIPSWNSADCFSPLERAVLAYTDDLVLNRGRVPDGTFERLKANLSDEEILELTYTVCTYAMHATMSCALRLEYDDVDDRVVEVPAPDGDSADVMSMVDTDRD
- a CDS encoding class I SAM-dependent methyltransferase, yielding MRRIHLFELEDQSWFPSIIRDAGTDFLRFAVTRVDQTANFEPILEKLLAQSGSPHLIDLCSGGGGPIESLAKSLSAGGTKIRITLTDFYPNIKALEGIAEASEGAIDFHREPVDARNVPDSLSGVRTMFNSFHHFRPEDAKAILANAQKGRSPIAIVELIGRFPLSFLSIPFNASIGLALITPFIRPFRWSRLLFTYLIPLIPLLVLWDGLVSCLRVYCPAELDELTADLAADDWVWDSGEIPNSAAPIPLTYLIGYPKEDAA